The following are encoded in a window of Bradyrhizobium guangdongense genomic DNA:
- a CDS encoding winged helix-turn-helix transcriptional regulator: protein MGTSLKPKHSDLPAAPRPNQRPEPMPDPNHADCRGVASVLSRVGDKWSVFVIMMLSDGPKRFNELKRMINGISQRMLTLTLRGLERDGLVTRTIFPTIPPRVDYELTDLGRGLQQPVKALGEWAIKHQEQIASARTRFDERNNA, encoded by the coding sequence ATGGGCACATCATTGAAACCGAAGCACAGCGATTTGCCTGCCGCGCCAAGGCCAAATCAAAGGCCCGAACCCATGCCGGATCCCAACCACGCGGACTGCCGCGGGGTTGCCTCCGTGCTGTCCCGCGTCGGCGACAAATGGAGCGTGTTCGTCATCATGATGCTCAGCGACGGGCCGAAACGTTTCAACGAGCTGAAGCGCATGATCAACGGCATCTCGCAGCGGATGCTGACCCTGACCTTGCGCGGCCTCGAGCGCGACGGCTTGGTCACGCGCACGATCTTCCCGACCATTCCGCCGCGCGTGGATTACGAGCTGACCGACCTCGGCCGCGGATTGCAGCAGCCGGTGAAGGCGCTCGGCGAGTGGGCGATCAAGCATCAGGAGCAGATTGCCTCCGCGCGCACCCGCTTCGACGAGCGCAACAACGCGTAG
- a CDS encoding FMN-dependent NADH-azoreductase, translating to MKLLHIDSSVLGPHSVSRQVSAAIVARLRQASPSLDIVYRDLAQIPLAHLSGSHLAAAQGAPAPAELAPDLAASAAVLDEFLAADIVVIGAPMYNFTIPSQLKAWIDRILVAGKTFKYGATGPEGLAGGKRVIVAISRGGHYGAETPYAAGEHLESYLRWVFGFIGITSVEFIPADGIQLGPEHREKAITGALEAATSLRAA from the coding sequence ATGAAACTGCTCCATATCGACTCCAGCGTACTCGGCCCCCACTCTGTCTCCAGGCAAGTTTCCGCCGCCATCGTCGCGCGTCTGCGCCAGGCGAGCCCCTCGCTCGACATCGTCTATCGCGACCTGGCCCAGATCCCGCTCGCCCACCTCTCCGGCTCGCACCTCGCGGCTGCGCAAGGCGCGCCTGCGCCTGCGGAACTCGCCCCCGACCTTGCCGCGAGCGCAGCGGTGCTCGACGAGTTTCTCGCGGCCGACATCGTCGTGATCGGCGCGCCCATGTACAACTTCACCATTCCGAGCCAGCTCAAGGCCTGGATCGATCGCATCCTGGTGGCGGGGAAGACCTTTAAATACGGCGCGACCGGACCCGAGGGGCTTGCCGGCGGCAAGCGCGTGATCGTGGCGATTTCACGCGGCGGTCATTACGGCGCCGAGACGCCCTACGCGGCCGGAGAGCACCTCGAATCCTATTTGCGCTGGGTGTTCGGCTTTATCGGGATCACGAGCGTCGAATTCATCCCTGCCGACGGAATCCAGCTCGGCCCCGAGCATCGCGAGAAAGCGATCACCGGGGCGCTCGAGGCGGCAACGAGCCTCCGCGCCGCCTGA
- a CDS encoding glucose 1-dehydrogenase, whose product MRLKGKTALITGGNGGIGLATAKLFVAEGAKVIITGRNKATLDAAAKELGANALAVVADATDVAATEAAIRQGAEKFGKLDIVFANAGIPGSTPLGSATLETFEKVISTNLTGVFFTVQSALPYLNDNASIILNGSVISVLGIPGYSAYGAAKAGVRAMARIMASELSPRGIRVNVVAPGAIRTPIWGAAVATPEAEQAFEKRIALSTPLGRIGEPDHIAKTVLFLASDDAAHIQGQEIFVDGGAVASPSGAPIYRG is encoded by the coding sequence GTGAGACTGAAAGGCAAGACGGCCCTGATTACCGGCGGCAATGGCGGCATTGGATTGGCGACGGCGAAGTTGTTCGTGGCCGAGGGGGCGAAGGTGATCATCACCGGACGCAACAAGGCGACGCTGGATGCTGCCGCGAAGGAGCTGGGGGCCAATGCGCTGGCCGTTGTCGCCGACGCGACCGACGTCGCGGCGACCGAGGCTGCGATCAGGCAAGGCGCGGAAAAATTCGGCAAGCTCGACATCGTGTTCGCCAACGCCGGCATTCCCGGCAGCACGCCGCTCGGCTCGGCGACGCTCGAGACGTTCGAGAAGGTGATCAGCACCAACCTGACCGGCGTGTTCTTCACGGTGCAATCGGCACTGCCTTATCTCAATGACAACGCTTCGATCATCCTCAACGGATCGGTGATCTCAGTACTCGGCATTCCCGGCTACTCGGCCTACGGCGCGGCGAAGGCGGGCGTGCGGGCGATGGCACGGATCATGGCTTCGGAACTGTCGCCGCGCGGCATCCGCGTCAACGTGGTCGCGCCCGGCGCGATCCGCACGCCGATCTGGGGCGCGGCAGTCGCAACGCCCGAAGCCGAGCAAGCGTTCGAGAAGCGCATCGCATTGTCGACGCCGCTCGGCCGCATCGGCGAGCCGGATCACATTGCAAAGACAGTGCTGTTCCTTGCCTCGGACGATGCCGCGCACATTCAGGGCCAGGAGATCTTCGTCGATGGCGGCGCGGTGGCATCGCCGAGCGGCGCGCCGATCTATCGCGGCTGA